The following proteins are co-located in the Cupriavidus pauculus genome:
- a CDS encoding oxepin-CoA hydrolase, alternative type, whose amino-acid sequence MTAQLLSERVDATLVLTISNPEARNALHPDIYAASQEALEVAARDDAIRTVVLTGANGVFCAGGNLNRLLGNRSQPPAVQAESIETLHHWIESFHAFPKPIIAAVEGPAAGAGFSLVLACDFVVAASDAKFVMAYVKVGLTPDGGGSYEIARMLPRQLASEILMEGKPVDPARLAHFGIVNRVVQPGHALTEALRIADNLAKESPNAVRGMKSLINHAGTATLTEHLAAERDSFVAALHHRDGGEGITAFLEKRKPNYR is encoded by the coding sequence ATGACCGCCCAGCTACTTTCCGAACGCGTCGACGCGACGCTCGTCCTGACCATCTCGAACCCCGAGGCGCGCAACGCGCTGCATCCGGACATCTACGCCGCCTCGCAGGAGGCGCTGGAAGTGGCCGCGCGCGATGACGCGATCCGCACCGTGGTGCTGACCGGCGCCAACGGCGTGTTCTGCGCCGGCGGCAACCTGAACCGGCTGCTCGGCAACCGCTCGCAGCCGCCGGCGGTGCAGGCCGAGAGCATCGAGACGCTGCACCACTGGATCGAATCGTTCCACGCGTTTCCCAAGCCGATCATCGCCGCCGTGGAAGGCCCGGCCGCCGGCGCCGGCTTCTCGCTGGTGCTGGCCTGCGACTTCGTGGTGGCCGCCAGCGACGCCAAGTTCGTGATGGCCTACGTCAAGGTCGGGCTGACGCCGGACGGCGGCGGCTCGTACGAGATTGCCCGCATGCTGCCGCGCCAGCTGGCCAGCGAGATCCTGATGGAAGGCAAACCGGTGGACCCGGCGCGGCTGGCACACTTTGGCATCGTCAACCGCGTGGTCCAGCCGGGCCACGCGCTGACCGAGGCGCTGCGGATTGCCGACAACCTGGCCAAGGAATCGCCGAACGCCGTGCGCGGCATGAAATCGCTGATCAACCATGCCGGCACCGCCACGCTGACCGAACACCTGGCCGCCGAGCGCGACAGCTTCGTGGCCGCGCTGCACCACCGCGACGGGGGCGAGGGCATCACGGCCTTCCTGGAAAAGCGCAAGCCGAACTATCGCTGA
- a CDS encoding phosphotransferase, which translates to MSSSNVSHFEGTRPVADQQRFDVGALEDWMRQHVAGFAGPLSVEQFKGGQSNPTFKLVTPGQTYVMRAKPGPKAKLLPSAHAIEREYRVMKALAGTDVPVAHMFALCEDEAIIGRAFYIMEFVSGRVLWDQSLPDMTPAQRGAIYDEMNRVITALHTVDYKAIGLADYGKPGNYFQRQIERWSKQYKLSETESIPAMDQLMAWLPDHIPQEDVDLTSIVHGDYRLDNLMFHPTEPKVLAVLDWELSTLGHPMADFGYHCMSWHIQPGQFRGIAGLDHQALGIPDEAAYRRLYEQRTGRQITGDWNFYLAFSMFRIAGILQGIMKRVVDGTASSAQALDAGKRARPMAEMGWEYAKKSGA; encoded by the coding sequence ATGAGCAGCAGCAACGTTTCGCATTTCGAAGGCACGCGCCCCGTGGCCGACCAGCAGCGCTTTGACGTCGGCGCGCTGGAGGACTGGATGCGCCAGCACGTGGCCGGCTTTGCCGGGCCGCTGAGCGTCGAGCAGTTCAAGGGCGGCCAGTCCAATCCCACCTTCAAGCTGGTCACGCCGGGCCAGACCTACGTGATGCGCGCCAAGCCGGGCCCCAAGGCCAAGCTGCTGCCGTCGGCCCACGCCATCGAGCGCGAATACCGCGTCATGAAGGCGCTGGCCGGCACCGACGTGCCGGTCGCGCACATGTTCGCGCTCTGCGAGGACGAGGCCATCATCGGCCGCGCCTTCTACATCATGGAATTCGTCAGCGGCCGCGTGCTGTGGGACCAGTCGCTGCCGGACATGACCCCCGCCCAGCGCGGCGCGATCTACGACGAGATGAACCGTGTCATCACCGCGCTGCACACGGTCGACTACAAGGCCATCGGGCTGGCCGACTACGGCAAGCCCGGCAACTACTTCCAGCGCCAGATCGAGCGCTGGAGCAAGCAGTACAAGCTGTCCGAGACCGAATCGATCCCGGCCATGGACCAGCTCATGGCGTGGCTGCCCGATCACATCCCGCAGGAAGACGTGGATCTGACCAGCATCGTCCATGGCGACTACCGGCTCGACAACCTGATGTTCCACCCGACCGAGCCCAAGGTGCTGGCCGTGCTGGACTGGGAGCTGTCCACGCTGGGCCATCCGATGGCCGACTTTGGCTACCACTGCATGAGCTGGCACATCCAGCCCGGCCAGTTCCGCGGCATCGCCGGGCTAGACCACCAGGCGCTCGGCATCCCCGACGAAGCCGCGTACCGCCGCCTGTACGAACAACGCACCGGCCGCCAGATCACCGGCGACTGGAACTTCTACCTGGCCTTCAGCATGTTCCGCATCGCCGGCATCCTGCAGGGCATCATGAAGCGCGTGGTGGACGGCACGGCATCGTCCGCCCAGGCCCTGGACGCCGGCAAGCGCGCCCGCCCGATGGCGGAAATGGGCTGGGAGTACGCGAAGAAGTCGGGGGCGTAG